The genomic stretch CAAACATCAGCGACTCTTTGTTGTGAACTCCCACGTGTGGAAGGTTGGCTTTGATTTGGGATTTTATATAGCACTTGTCTCCTCCAAAGAAGCGGATTCCCGTTATTCCCTGCACCAAATCACAGAGATGCCATGTTTACACTCACAGCTTTGCTACTTTGCTAAGCACACAGACGGTCTCTGCTGAACTACCTCaggaagaaagaacaaggaCAAATTCACTCACAATTTGAAAGTCATGAATCTCCACCGCTTCCCCAGCACCACTCCCAGTTGTAAATCTCTCCAGGTTGTTGTCAGAATCAATTTCCATGGAGCCTTCCCTCACCTCCCCATTGATGTTCATACTGTAACGAACATTATAAACCTGGCAGCATTCAGAGTGGAACATTAAATGACTGATTAGTCAAGTTATGTAAATTACACAGTAGCAAACACAGTAGATGAGAGATACAGAAAAAGCAAGCTGCATATTGCTTATGCCATTCCTCTGCACAGTAAATGTTGTGGTTGCTACTCTTAAAGAAATCCTGTGTACTTTTAGCGTGCTGAGAATTGAGCAAAGCGCCACAGGAGATGCTGCTGCAGACCTTGATGGGGATGCTTGCCCTACAGGTGAGCTCATTAggacacagataaacacagtaTTTCTTATAAGATGGAGTAGAGTTATGGGAATATTTTATGTAGTTTGAAATATGTAGACAGAATTAAACCTGCAATTTCATACTCTcaattatgatgatgattatgattgTTGAAAGGGCATCTTAATCATTAACATAAATATCTCTTGTGACAGACTCAAGACAGTACAATCATGCCTGTAATCAAATTTTCATTATGAGAGGATTCTGTAGTCTATTTTGGGTCTGTTTCATACCAAAAAAATCCTGCTTGCAATCTGTTCTTGAAGTAGCACTATAATGCCTGTAACAGCATAATCCTCAGTCAACACTTACATTTTTGTCACTGACTCTCCACAGGTAGACAGCAGCCATGGAGGCACACAACATTAACACAGCACCAACAACAAGAGCCACAGCTCCAAGCCTCAGGAGGCGACTGACCGCAGTAGAGGTCGGTGTGTTTTGTACCTTCCCAAAGTTCAGAAGAAACAAAGTAAGAAATGGCACACATTGATCAATAAGCAGGAATAATTCCTGAAGATTTCACAGAGTTTACTCACTAATTCACACGTCATGGATGTCaattatatttcaaaatcaaaAAACGTATTAAGTCTGTCTTACCGGAGGCGTGCAGTGTTCAAAAAAACCAGATCCATGGGTGGTATTGTGGACTTTTTCCATGGTCTCTCTCATGATGTCCTCTATAATTCCTCCTCTAATACTATAATACTTCTCTTTGGAGCATCAGGTTATCCCAGGGAAGGCTATTTCACGCTTGAGTGTGAATGACGTACAGATGATGTAAATTCTTTGGGCCAAATTTTTCATCTGAATGTTACCTGGAGGTCTAGGTTGCCTAAAGCAAGGTGGCCATCCTGTGGCACCAATTTATATCAATACTTTTGAAGCATTTTTGAGCGAATCAGAGATTGGCTGGTGTCATGTGTGATAGGAAGTGATGCAAGTTGCTCTCTCACCTTTGAGTTAGGATGTAGATATGTAAGTAGCATgtaagatacatatatatatggcAGCTGTGACTTTAAAGAATATGTTTTAAGCTGCAACATAGCACTGACTTGTTATACCATACACAATCACAGAGAGATTCAAATGTGCAGTGCTACTGTTGCTTGGTAACCGATTGAACCACATTTTTTTTGATAATTGCTGAGCTGGGAGGCAATCAGAAAGGTGACAGGATTTTTTGACCTTcgaaaaaatatgtaattgtaACAGCATTTGATCAACAATGTATTATTTGCATGCAAATTGAAGGCAGCACATTACATTGTGTACAATGAAAAGAGTATGACATTGGCTTAAGCTTGCTGTCACTTTGGCTGTGATCGTCAGAGgaccacattttatttatgcagCTTATAAGCCTTGAAGGCAAATTAGATGCATTCAGTGCATTCAGTTGGCTCATTTAATGTTATTCTTTGTGCTTTATGAATATTTCCTCAGAACAATAGGTTGCACTCTGCCTATGAGATTACATTTGAGTCCTGTAAGCCTAGATAACTAAATTTGTTTCTCAACAGCAAAACAATTTTGCTTTTAACTCTTTTATTTGTGCAACAATGTGAACAAAATCTACCACAAACATGGTCATTTTTCATACTGATtgtttttcacagcagaaaGAAGGCGCCTTTCAGCCTAAATGTCCATACTGTAGGTCATGCCCCTTAAATAGTAACACATGCTCTTGaaaattcataataaaattaTTCTTTACATCGAGtcattatgaaaaatatattattaatgtacAAAATCTTGCATATTATACATGGTACAATGAACAGTCTTATGTGAATCAAAAGACAAATGACATACTACAAAACACTGCAACAATCCAACATAGAGTCAATCAAGATAAGAGTTCTGTACAGTATAAAGACACAGCCCCTTTTGATGATCTTTGATTTAAGCTGTTTATGAGTTTGTGTACTCTGGAATGGATATCTCATCTGCTTCCTGTATTCTGGCCGGTGTCGGCGGACCCACAAGAATATAATCAAACTCCTGGTGTTGAACTTTTTCGTACACACTTTGCAGACCATTGGTTTTAGGTAGATGAGCTGGATAGTAGTTTTCCCTTCTGGTGTCACGGGGAAGTGAAGCTGTCTTGGAGAACGTCGACAGATGCGGTCCACAGGCCAGGCTCGTGTTGGGCCTTGTAGCTGAGGGACTCCAGCATCGGTCTGAGTGTCCCAACACTTTGCACTCACTTGTACATGCCCAGAGACCTGTGGAAACAGCAGTGCTGTCAGAATGTAACAATTTATACAGTTGCTGGCTCACCTGGATGAGGGTGTTTGATGTTGAAAGACCCCAGTGAGCCAAAGTTAGATCCATCATAATGTGTTCAGTGTGTCTGAAAATATACTGTTGCAACTGGGTACAATCTGTTTGGTATATGTGGTTTAGATTAAtcataatttcatattttaggAAGCACTTTTTTGCATGGAAATCCACATCAACATGAAATCATGTGATCTCTAATCTGACATTTTTTCTCAATctctattttattatgtttttgtgaCACTCACTGTTTGTTGGCGGTGAGTCTTTTTTATGCACATCTCCACTTATGTCAGAATCGCTGTCATTGAAGTCACTGTCACCTTTCCCACTGTCCTTGCCACTGATGTGAGGATCTCTTGCTGAGATTGTTGTGAAGGAGTTGCCCTTCCATATTGTAATCGGTCGGACAGTTTCTTTCCCATATCCCGGTAAAGTAGAATAGccctgcagagacagaaacacattcacacaaatttTGAGTCACAACAAAATCAGCATGTAACAAACTTTAATTATCTCTGAAAAATAATTACTTACCTTTAATTTCCCTTCCATCACCCTGCTGTTTGACTCAAAGATGCCTGCTGTCTGCCTGCCATCATCACAGCCTGCCTCTGTTGTGTTGCTGCTGGCCACTGGAGATTTCTCTGGGAATGGGTGGGCATCAAACACTTTGCCTTTGTGGTTggcaatcaatgaatcaatatgACCACTTTCCACGTTTTCCACATTTGGTATGTCTTCCTTTTCATCATAgcccccctccctcttctcttttttctggcGGCTACAAATGGTTGTGATGAGAATGATAGCcaacaggaggagagagcagctcCCTGCCAGGACAATGATTATGGCTATGGACATATCCCATTCAAAGAGATCCTCACTGCCATTTTCAGTCAAAGAAGGCATACTGGATACAGTTCCTTCTATGAAACTGAAGTGTATAATGGCTGTAGAAGTAAGTGCAGGGGACCCATTGTCACTGACTGATACTATGACTTTGACATTGTCTGCGAGATCATAAGTCAGCTGTCGGCTCACGTGCACCTTCCCTGTGTCTTTGTTGATAGAGAAACCCAGGTGTCCTCCCTCTGTGATTTTATAGGACAGCTGTGCATTTATGCCCTCATCAGCATCTGTGGCCTTTATCTGGGTTACCACGTAACCTGCAGGTGCATCTTTGGGCAAGAAAACCTCAGCAGATCCCTTGAAAAGGGGTGGCTCAATGATAGAAGGTTGATTGTCATTCTGATCAACTATTTTTAGTCTGATGACAGCTGTGCTCTGCAGCTGTGGTGACCCCCCATCGCTTGCTTGGATGTGTACATCTAGATGTTTCATGACTTCATAGTTAAAACTTCTTAGGGCATATATGGAGCCAGACACTGAATTAAGTGACACAAATGTGTTCATTGGGGACCCCATGATGACACTGTCCACAAGCTTATAAGTAATTTTGCCATTGTTGCCCAGATCCGTGTCACTGGCCTCGACTGTGGTGACATACGCGCCCGGGGGGTTGTTTTCCATCACTGAAACTTCATACACAGCCTTAGTAAAGTGAGGGGCGTTGTCATTCTCGTCGCTGAGTCTAATGGTGTACTGGGTGATCTTTCTCAGAGGGGGTGAGCCAAAATCCTCAGCCATGACTGTCAAGTTATACTCACTAATCCTCTCCCTGTCTAAGGCTGCAGCTGTAACTATCATGTAGCTGTCCTCGTAAGCCTGTCGGAGCTTGAAATGGTCGTGGCCGTATAACGTACAGTGAACCTGGCTGTTAACACCCGAGTCTCTGTCCAAGGTGCTGATCAGCGCCACCAGACTGTCCTTGTCTGCCTCCTCGCTGATGTATGCAATGCCAGTCGAGATGGAGGTCATCGGGGTGATACTGATTTCTGGGGCATTGTCGTTAACGTCTGTAACGTGAATTATGATTTTGCACACGGAGGGGGTCGGGTTAGGACCCAAATCAGTCGCCTGGACGTCTAGCTCATAAGTGCTTTTGTCCTCAAAATCCACCGGGCTCTTGAGAGTCAGGCGACCTGATTTATTATCCACGTGGAAAAGTTCTCGGATCTCATGAGAAACCTGTTTTCCGAACCCGTAGACGACCTCTCCGTTTAAACCATCATCAGCATCAACTGCGTTCAAGTCCAGTATAACAGTGCCAACCGATGCGTCCTCTGGCAAACTGACTGAGAAACTATTCTGGTCAAAAACAGGACTATTATCATTAAAGTCAGTCACTCTGATAGTTATCTTTGTTGACCCCGATCTGTATGGGTTGCCTCCGTCTGTGGCGACCAGCTCCACAGTGTATGATGACTGAGTCTCCCTGTCTAGCCCTTTCATTAGTACCAATTCCGCATATTTAACCCCATCCGCTCGCAGGAGCACATCAATGGTGAAATGACTGTTTACAGAAATTTGATAGCTTTGAATGTAGTTTGACCCGACATCAGCGTCCACAGCGGGGTCTAAAGGAAGAAGGGACCCCAGTGCTGCATTCTCTGAGATCTCCACTATAGATTCCTTGTTTGGAAACTCCGGGGAGTTGTCATTGATGTCCTTTATTTCCACCTCAACGTGAATCAATTTGTAACGATCTTTGGAGAAATTTACCACGTCAAAAGTAATGAGACACTGTGGAGTGTGTCTGCAGATTCTTTCCCTGTCAATCCGTTCCGCGACAGTGAGTTCCCCGTCGCTTTCTCTTACCCTGATGAATGAATCATTGAATTGTTTCATCATCCTGAAATTGGTCTTGGAGGAATGAGACAGACTCAAGGACATGTCCTTGGCAAGGTTTCCGATGACTGTTCCCGGTGCGTCCTCCTCATTGGTCTGGTATCTTATAGTATTTCCCTCGGACTGAGCCAGTGaggcaaataaaaaatgatggatTGAGAATATAAAAATCCAACGACGCCAATAAGTTATAAATTTGCCTCGTATCATCTTGGTAGTAATCTTTCCCTTAGTAAGCATCCTCATTGGCGCTGGGCAGATAGGAGCAGGAGTGAGAGCTCTCCATACAGCTCCCGCTTTTATGAACTGAACTGTGCTGAGAGTGAAAGTTACTTGCTCCTTGCGCGCAGCCAGTGAGAGATACGCTTGTTGCCTCGCCTTCAACACAGCTCACAATTCTGCAGTGGCGGGGTTTATACAGCTCCTCATGCTAATGAGACCAAGTGTGACCAATCCCTCGCTTTAGAATTAAAATACCCtcttgtgaaaaaaataaaataaataaaaaaaaataaaaaatctaagcCTGTTTTTAGAGTGCACACTGGAAGTTGCAAACTAGAAAAAGGGTAAACAGATATGCCATTGCTTGAAGATAGTTCCTGCACTGTTTATCGTCTTATTACAGCCACAGTGGTTTTATATAGAAAAAAGCCCATTTCTTCTCCTTTTGATGTTTAGTTAGTCTATTCCGCGTGCTCGTACGCATGTGTGTACTTTAGTGTGTACATGCAAAATTGTTTTTCGTGAGCTGAGCAAGGTTTTGTTCGGGTCGCAGCTCATTTAAAACCAGCTTAATAATCT from Scomber scombrus chromosome 13, fScoSco1.1, whole genome shotgun sequence encodes the following:
- the si:ch211-199f5.1 gene encoding protocadherin-8, translated to MRMLTKGKITTKMIRGKFITYWRRWIFIFSIHHFLFASLAQSEGNTIRYQTNEEDAPGTVIGNLAKDMSLSLSHSSKTNFRMMKQFNDSFIRVRESDGELTVAERIDRERICRHTPQCLITFDVVNFSKDRYKLIHVEVEIKDINDNSPEFPNKESIVEISENAALGSLLPLDPAVDADVGSNYIQSYQISVNSHFTIDVLLRADGVKYAELVLMKGLDRETQSSYTVELVATDGGNPYRSGSTKITIRVTDFNDNSPVFDQNSFSVSLPEDASVGTVILDLNAVDADDGLNGEVVYGFGKQVSHEIRELFHVDNKSGRLTLKSPVDFEDKSTYELDVQATDLGPNPTPSVCKIIIHVTDVNDNAPEISITPMTSISTGIAYISEEADKDSLVALISTLDRDSGVNSQVHCTLYGHDHFKLRQAYEDSYMIVTAAALDRERISEYNLTVMAEDFGSPPLRKITQYTIRLSDENDNAPHFTKAVYEVSVMENNPPGAYVTTVEASDTDLGNNGKITYKLVDSVIMGSPMNTFVSLNSVSGSIYALRSFNYEVMKHLDVHIQASDGGSPQLQSTAVIRLKIVDQNDNQPSIIEPPLFKGSAEVFLPKDAPAGYVVTQIKATDADEGINAQLSYKITEGGHLGFSINKDTGKVHVSRQLTYDLADNVKVIVSVSDNGSPALTSTAIIHFSFIEGTVSSMPSLTENGSEDLFEWDMSIAIIIVLAGSCSLLLLAIILITTICSRQKKEKREGGYDEKEDIPNVENVESGHIDSLIANHKGKVFDAHPFPEKSPVASSNTTEAGCDDGRQTAGIFESNSRVMEGKLKGYSTLPGYGKETVRPITIWKGNSFTTISARDPHISGKDSGKGDSDFNDSDSDISGDVHKKDSPPTNSLWACTSECKVLGHSDRCWSPSATRPNTSLACGPHLSTFSKTASLPRDTRRENYYPAHLPKTNGLQSVYEKVQHQEFDYILVGPPTPARIQEADEISIPEYTNS